A genomic region of Haliotis asinina isolate JCU_RB_2024 chromosome 1, JCU_Hal_asi_v2, whole genome shotgun sequence contains the following coding sequences:
- the LOC137298311 gene encoding pre-rRNA 2'-O-ribose RNA methyltransferase FTSJ3-like, which translates to MGKKAKVGKARKDKFYKLAKETGYRARSAFKLIQLNRKFEFLDKARVVVDLCAAPGGWLQVASQNTPISSLIIGIDLVSIRPIPKCTTFQADITTDKCRQMLKQELKTWKADVFLNDGAPNVGKNWVHDAYQQAELTLYAVKLATDFLRKGGSFVTKVFRSKDYYSLLWVLQQLFQSVNATKPQASRNESAEIFVVCQGFLAPDKIDPKFLNPKHVFQEVEQGGRQLLNLVHPEKKKRHREGYADGDYSLFHTLSASKFLAADNFLELLAGANQVTIEDERIANHRLTTAEVKECLKDIKVLGKKDIKGLLTWRKKLRDDLGVEAVTVTEDAAEADRPNGSKDVEASEEEDLEVEKMLVKMEDDERKALKRKLKKIRKEKSKLRHKMDMKMVLPNDKPDMTDDVDIFDLKKIKSKKHLKAVDEDDQEMQGEELEWEDDPLPPPSKRPTLSYDRYTKDHLDREDASEEEYDSDPDLEDDDRPGPDDEIEEENPLLVDLQKPGVKTSNRTNSWFSKSAFADIEDEADEDAEIEKIADRYRSQGGEITEKSAEKTEVPRKKKTLADDDDDDDDDSDDSESDSDYDTSELQAGPGHQEVPTNKKQNSSNKDTFEIVPSDTVKLDAVGMALGSALIQSRKRKRDIIDSAYHRYMFDDEGLPDWFVKDECRHNRIQLPVTKGDIQEYRDKLKSVDARPIKKIAEAKARKKKKEMRRLDRARKRAEVVTESTEVSDKEKWQQIKQIYKKAGLLHKKKKEVTYVVAKKGGGKRPTRPAGVSGHYKVVDRRMKKEKRAAKRKAKKEGKKKGKR; encoded by the exons ATGGGGAAAAAGGCCAAAGTTGGAAAAGCTAGGAAGGACAAGTTTTACAAACTAGCGAAAGAGACAG GATATCGAGCTCGATCTGCCTTCAAATTGATTCAACTTAACAGAAAGTTTGAATTTTTGGACAAAGCTCGTGTAGTGGTGGACCTATGTGCAGCCCCAGGGGGTTGGCTGCAGGTTGCCTCTCAGAACACACCTATCTCCAGTCTCATAATTG gGATTGACTTGGTCTCCATTCGTCCAATTCCTAAGTGTACAACCTTCCAAGCTGACATCACAACAGACAAATGTCGCCAG ATGCTGAAGCAGGAGCTGAAGACATGGAAGGCTGATGTCTTTCTCAATGATGGCGCTCCTAATGTGGGAAAGAACTGGGTCCATGATGCGTACCAACAAG CTGAATTAACTTTGTATGCTGTGAAGCTGGCAACTGACTTCTTACGGAAGGGGGGATCATTTGTGACAAAAGTTTTCCGTTCAAAGGACTACTACTCGCTGCTGTGGGTACTCCAGCAGCTGTTCCAGAGCGTTAATGCCACCAAACCACAGGCGTCCAGGAATGAGTCTGCAGAGATTTTTGTGGTGTGTCAAGGGTTCCTGGCACCGGACAAGATAGATCCCAAGTTCTTGAACCCAAAGCATGTGTTTCAGGAAGTGGAGCAAGGAGGTCGTCAACTCCTCAACTTGGTTCATCCCGAGAAAAAGAAGAG ACATCGGGAGGGGTACGCAGATGGAGACTATTCTCTGTTCCACACTCTGTCAGCATCAAAGTTCCTGGCTGCTGATAACTTCCTCGAACTCTTGGCAGGAGCCAATCAG GTGACAATTGAAGATGAGCGGATTGCGAACCACCGTCTAACAACGGCAGAGGTGAAGGAATGTCTGAAGGACATCAAAGTGCTGGGCAAGAAGGACATCAA GGGCTTGCTGACATGGAGGAAGAAGCTGCGAGATGATCTAGGGGTGGAGGCTGTCACTGTCACGGAGGATGCAGCAGAAGCAGACAG GCCTAATGGCAGCAAGGATGTTGAAGCTAGTGAAGAAGAGGACTTGGAGGTAGAGAAGATGTTGGTGAAGATGGAGGATGATGAGAGGAAGGCCCTCAAGAG GAAATTGAAGAAGATTCGTAAAGAAAAGTCCAAGTTACGACACAAGATGGATATGAAAATGGTGCTGCCCAATGACAAACCAGACATGACTGATGATGTGGACATATTTGATTTAAAGAAGATAAAGAGTAAGAAG CACCTGAAGGCTGTGGACGAAGATGACCAGGAAATGCAAGGGGAGGAGCTGGAATGGGAGGATGACCCACTGCCTCCGCCCTCAAAGCGACCAACACTGTCGTACGACCGATACACCAAGGACCACCTGGACAGGGAGGATGCTTCAGAGGAGGAGTACGATTCTGACCCTGACCTTGAGGATGACGACAGGCCAGGACCTGATGATGAGAT TGAAGAAGAAAACCCTCTCCTTGTAGACTTGCAGAAGCCAGGGGTGAAGACCAGCAATAGGACCAACAGCTGGTTCAGTAAG AGTGCCTTTGCTGACATTGAGGATGAGGCAGACGAAGATGCGGAGATTGAGAAGATAGCTGACAGGTACAGAAGTCAGGGAGGAGAGATCACAG AAAAGTCAGCTGAGAAGACTGAGGTTCCACGTAAGAAGAAAACACttgcagatgatgatgatgatgatgatgatgattcggATGACTCGGAATCTGACAGTGACTATGACACCAGCGAACTTCAAGCAGGTCCCGGACACCAGGAGGTTCCCACCAACAAGAAGCAGAACAGCAGTAATAAGGACACTTTTGAGATAGTACCCTCAGACACAG TCAAGCTGGATGCAGTGGGCATGGCTCTTGGTTCAGCACTGATCCAGTCCCGAAAGAGGAAGAGAGACATCATTGACAGTGCTTACCATAG atACATGTTTGATGATGAAGGTTTGCCAGACTGGTTTGTGAAGGATGAATGTCGACACAATCGGATCCAGCTTCCTGTCACCAAG GGTGACATCCAGGAGTACCGAGACAAGCTCAAGTCGGTGGATGCACGGCCCATCAAGAAGATAGCAGAGGCAAAGGCaagaaagaagaagaag GAAATGAGGAGGCTGGACCGAGCTCGGAAGCGAGCAGAAGTTGTCACAGAATCCACGGAAGTGTCTGACAAAGAGAAATGGCAGCAGATAAAACA GATCTACAAGAAGGCAGGACTGCTCcacaagaaaaagaaagaagtgaCTTACGTTGTGGCAAAGAAGGGAGGGGGCAAGCGACCCACTCGTCCTGCAGGGGTCAGCGGCCATTACAAGGTCGTTGACAGACGCATGAAGAAAGAAAAACGTGCAGCGAAAAGGAAAGCAAAAAAGGAAGGAAAGAAGAAAGGGAAGAGATAA